Proteins encoded within one genomic window of Nonomuraea gerenzanensis:
- a CDS encoding RICIN domain-containing protein, translating to MKKIAATLLAGLALMAVVATPASAGTAAGNAAGKASRAADPPNGVTLKFVNAWSNKCMNIPSGSTAQGAKITQFTCGTWWDHYWVLEPEPLSSSFYRIRNYGTNQCLAVPGGSMERGIQLIQWPCGTYEDHHWRFVRHADGKYWVINKHSGQCLAVMGGDWADNAPVIQWPCGSWRDHFWGIG from the coding sequence ATGAAGAAGATCGCTGCGACGCTGCTGGCCGGCCTCGCGTTGATGGCCGTGGTCGCGACTCCGGCGAGCGCCGGAACGGCGGCGGGAAATGCGGCGGGAAAGGCCTCGCGGGCTGCTGACCCGCCGAATGGAGTGACACTCAAGTTCGTCAACGCCTGGAGCAACAAATGCATGAACATCCCCAGCGGCTCCACGGCCCAAGGCGCGAAGATAACGCAGTTCACCTGCGGAACCTGGTGGGACCATTACTGGGTCCTGGAACCCGAGCCCCTCAGCTCCAGCTTCTATCGGATCAGGAACTACGGCACGAACCAGTGTCTGGCTGTGCCCGGCGGTTCGATGGAACGTGGCATCCAGCTCATCCAGTGGCCTTGCGGCACGTACGAGGATCATCACTGGCGCTTCGTTCGGCATGCCGATGGCAAGTACTGGGTCATCAACAAGCACAGCGGCCAATGCCTCGCCGTCATGGGCGGTGACTGGGCGGACAACGCTCCCGTGATCCAGTGGCCCTGCGGCAGCTGGCGGGATCACTTCTGGGGGATCGGCTGA
- a CDS encoding DUF2809 domain-containing protein has translation MRRAMVLLAGVALAVGAFVLFYRGPGQPFIRGYVSDVGATMLVYAFLGLLWRTTAARRSLATAAIAAAVEFYQIVGMTPPGIGGVLVGAFPDPWDLVAYAIGVVAALAWERLLVRSGDQTG, from the coding sequence ATGCGCCGCGCCATGGTCCTTCTGGCTGGCGTCGCCCTCGCCGTCGGCGCGTTCGTCCTCTTCTACCGGGGCCCGGGACAACCGTTCATCCGCGGTTACGTGAGCGACGTCGGCGCCACCATGCTGGTCTACGCGTTCTTGGGGCTGCTGTGGCGCACCACCGCCGCACGCCGCTCCCTGGCTACGGCCGCGATCGCCGCCGCCGTCGAGTTCTACCAGATAGTCGGTATGACCCCGCCGGGGATCGGCGGTGTCCTGGTCGGTGCGTTCCCCGACCCATGGGACCTGGTCGCCTATGCCATCGGTGTGGTCGCAGCCCTGGCCTGGGAACGCCTCTTGGTCCGATCCGGTGATCAGACCGGCTGA
- a CDS encoding pyridoxal-phosphate dependent enzyme yields the protein MTNALPVTLDDVRDAATRIKGVAHRTPVLRSRTLDALAGAEVLLKCENFQRIGAFKFRGAYNAVSRLTPEQLARSIAAYSSGNHAQAVALAARELGSTAVILMPEDTPRSKMEATAGYGAEIVTYDRYTGDRVAIGEALAADRGLALIPPYEHPHVIAGQGTAALELIEETGDLDALLVPIGGGGLIAGSATAAKGLLPGIQVIGVEPEAGDDTKRSLAAGERVSIPVPRTIADGQAADIPGELTFSINKHLVNDVALVSDDDIRAAMRFAFERLKIVVEPSGATPLAALLSGRLEPVPARIGLIISGGNVDARRFAELCADAPQVQPA from the coding sequence ATGACGAACGCCCTTCCGGTCACCCTCGACGACGTCCGCGACGCCGCCACCCGCATCAAGGGCGTCGCCCACCGCACGCCCGTCCTGCGCTCGCGCACCCTGGACGCCCTGGCCGGCGCCGAGGTCCTCCTCAAGTGCGAGAACTTCCAGCGCATCGGCGCCTTCAAGTTCCGCGGCGCCTACAACGCCGTCTCCCGCCTCACCCCCGAGCAACTCGCCCGGAGCATCGCCGCCTACTCCTCCGGCAACCACGCCCAGGCCGTGGCCCTGGCCGCCCGCGAGCTCGGCAGCACCGCGGTCATCCTCATGCCCGAGGACACCCCGCGTTCCAAGATGGAGGCCACCGCCGGCTACGGCGCCGAGATCGTCACCTACGACCGCTACACCGGCGACCGGGTCGCCATCGGCGAGGCCCTGGCCGCCGACCGCGGCCTGGCGCTCATCCCGCCGTACGAGCACCCGCACGTCATCGCCGGCCAGGGCACCGCCGCCCTGGAACTCATCGAGGAGACCGGCGACCTGGACGCGCTCCTGGTCCCGATCGGCGGCGGCGGACTGATCGCCGGCAGCGCCACGGCAGCCAAGGGCCTGCTGCCCGGCATCCAGGTGATCGGCGTCGAGCCGGAGGCGGGCGACGACACCAAACGCTCGCTGGCGGCGGGGGAGCGGGTATCCATCCCCGTCCCCCGCACCATCGCCGACGGCCAGGCCGCCGACATCCCCGGCGAGCTGACGTTCTCCATCAACAAGCACCTGGTGAACGACGTCGCCCTCGTCTCGGACGACGACATCCGCGCCGCCATGCGTTTCGCGTTCGAACGCCTGAAGATCGTCGTCGAGCCCAGCGGCGCCACCCCGCTGGCCGCCCTGCTGTCGGGGCGGCTGGAGCCCGTACCTGCCCGAATCGGCCTCATCATCTCCGGCGGCAACGTCGACGCCCGCCGCTTCGCCGAGCTGTGCGCGGACGCGCCCCAGGTCCAGCCCGCCTGA